ATCTGAAGCCCTGGAGTGCAGGTCTGGTGGGTCCAAAGCCGACATGGGGAACATTCTGACTCCATCCTGACGATTCTTCTATCATCTGAGGTCAGTAACTCCAGATTTCCGTCTGCCCAGGCTTTGAAAGGCAGGAACTCTCATGTTTCAGTGAGGGGATGGTTGCAACCCTCGTGCAGCCCGACAGGAAAATGCATCACATTTCGTTTGGTAAACCAAACCCAGGTTTACTGCAGGTCACATGATCGTATCTTCAGGTGTAGAAATACTAAACAAAATTTAATgttagtaaaaaaaactttttaactcaaaatcagtttttttctagAGAAAATCTTCAATTTCATTTTCCTGTTTGCAGCTCTGACAACCATGTCAGGTGATCACATGACCCCTAGCTCATCCCCGGGTGGTGGAAATGTTGGCGTATGACCCTCCGAACCCaaacacaccataaaacacacacacatgttgaaTTAGAAAGAGTTTAATCCCAAACATACTCTCTTTTTTCTCGTCGCGGCGTGAACAGGTGAGCTGGTTCTGCTGCGTGTCGCCCGGCTGGTCGCTGGTACCTGCAGCCAGGTTTAGCTTCATCACCGCGGCAGATTTACGTCTGCCACCGGTTCTTCCATCACCAGACCTGATGCCAAACCGGCTCTCGTTTCCATCTGTTTCTAAACGCATCCGCAAGAGAAACCTTTGttgtgattggctgtaagaAAACCTGCAGTTTCAACGCACCGTGTGCGTCACCTCGCAGCAGACGAGGGTAGAAAGGAAACTGCATGAAGCTGATGGGTAtgttttcctaaacctaaccacaCAGCTGTGAATGAGGAATCAGAGTAAACacagtcaggtcaaacctgatGTTGGTGCGTTCACGTCCTAAACATCTGATTGGCTCAAAGGTCCgacagcagagcagcagctgctgttagTAGCAACATAAACAGGAAATTCCCGTTCCAATCCCAATTTAAATGGAATTATCATCACATTTTGTTTGCATCCAGATGCTTTTTCAGCaactcatttcttcttctttccttcttgtGGGGAAATTTGTACAAACAGAAGctgcagaatgtggtggaaGAAGTCAGTGTTTCCAGAGAAGGAACAATCCCAGCTGAGGAAGAAACTTTCCGTCTACGCCACACATGCATCAGGATTTTCCTTCTCCCAACCTGAACTGCTTTCACACTtaaataataacacattttattttaaagtgccTTCCAGGTGCCGGTAGGAGGATGTACAGTCCTGGAACGGACTGATTCCAGGAAGCTTCCTCCATGATCCACAGCGTCCTGGTGtagaaacctgcaggattttCTCCTCTGAGTTTATTTCATTCATGATGATCTAATATTTctttactggaaataaaagactTTCTTCCTTCTGCATCAGAAACGTGGATGAGGAGAAACGGAAATCTGATACAGAGATGTGGAACTTCTTATTCCCACGGAAGGACtcactgcttcttcttcttctgcttcactGACTTCCTCCTCTTTACTATCATCTCATACAGCTTGTCCATGCCCTCGTGCAGTCCCTCACCTATGATGGCGCAGGCAGGCTGGATGTGGTAGGGGGTGGAGGGGCTCAGCTCGGCCAGCGCGAGCTGCCTCTCGATCTCTCCGACGTCCAGCGCCCGGGGCAGGTCCTGCTTGTTGGCGATGACCAGCAGCGGGGTCCCCTGGTTCTCCTGGAAGCGGGTGATCTTGTGCAGCTCAGTCCGGGCCTCCTCCAGCCTCTCCGCGTCCACGGAGTCCACCACGTACACGATGCCGTCCGTGCAGCGGCTGTAGGGCTTCCACAGGGGCCGCAGCTTCTCCTGGCCCCCCACGTCCCAGAAGTGACAGCTGATGCCCCTGGAGGCCCCCGCGCCGCCCAGCCGGATCCTCTCCGTGTTGAAGCCGATGGTGGGAACCGTGTTGACGAACTCGTTAAATTTCAGGCGGTACAGGACGGTGGTTTTCCCCGCAGAGTCCAAGCCGAGCATGACGATGTGCAGGGACTGGAAGGCAGCCAGGCTGGAGAAGCTGCTCCCCATCCTGCGGGCGGTGGAGCGTGCAGCGGCGGTTCGATCCCCGCAGGACGCGTTAAGAGGGTGGCAATCAGGTCCAGTTTCAGCAGAGCTGGAGGGAGCAGCCTGCTGTGGCGCAGCGGCACTCCGGCAGCCAGACAAGCCGCAGCATCTCTGGACTCCCTCCAGCTGCAAGAGGTGTCCAGGAAATGTCAAATCATGGCACGAGCTGCGGTGCGTTCACGTCATGTTTCAGCGTTTCTGTCATGCAGTCACACCACACACAGGTGACGGCGCGCGACGCCTCTGAACCCTGCCattaaacctgcagcaactcagagCAGAACCGCTTTAAAAGTCTGACTTCCGGTTCAAAGATACGtctcaaaataaaagcctcAAGCCTCAAAATAAAAGCCTGGTGGTTGTCTcacaggaaacaggaaggatgcagagaacAGGTACTGACCTCTGGTGGTCAACATGCGCAACTACGGCCTGACAGGATGGAttgatagatagagagatagagagatagataggatataatagaatagaatagaaatactttattaatccctttggagaagaaatttgggtaccagcagcaatacaacaccaacagtaaagcaggacaagcacaagacacaatatatacaggtacaaagcaaaatagaggcaacaaggtgcaagaaaagcacaaatagaatacaataaataacaataagataagttaaataaaacaatataaacaagcattgcacacagtagaggtggtacagattcccagttcactattgcacttataagttatagcaactgtttatatgggttattgtgcatgtgttgtatcaggcggactgcacacctccctctcccccctccttctccccctcctgcctaatgcagagttgtacagtttgatggctcgggggacaaaggagtctctgagccggttggtcctactcttggggaggagcagcctggtACTGGTCAGGTCTGTAACTggggtcctgatgaagaagggtggagtcctgatgaagaggagtagggtcctgatgaagaggagggtggtcctgatgaagaggagtgggtcctgatgaagaggagtagagtcctgatgaagaggatggtggtcctgatgaagaggaggggggtcctgatgaagaggagtggagtcttgatgaagaggagtggggtcctgatgaagaggagtggggtcctgatgaagaggagtgggtcctgatgaagaggagtggagttctgatgaagaggagtggggtcctgatgaagaggagtgggtcctgatgaagaggagggtggtcctgatgaagaggagtgggtcctgatgaagaggagtggagtcctgatgaagaggagtggagtcctgatgaagaggatggtggtcctgatgaagaggagggtggtcctgatgaagaggagtgggtcctgatgaagaggagggtggtcctgatgaagaggggtggatcctgatgaagaggagggtggtcctgatgaagaggagtgggtcctgatgaagaggggtggatcctgatgaagaggagggtggtcctgatgaagaggggtggatcctgatgaagaggagggtggtcctgatgaagaggagtgggtcctgatgaagaggagtggggtcctgatgaagaggagggtggtcctgatgaagaggagtgggtcctgatgaagaggagggtggtcctgatgaagaggagtgggtcctgatgaagaggagtgggttcctgatgaagaggagggtggtcctgatgaagaggagtgggttcctgatgaagaggagggtggaTAAGGAATATTGAACTGGGTGCTCTGCTATAAATGTGATGTGGTTTTTCACCACCAGATGGCAGCACAACCTTGTAAACAGTACATTTTAATCTTTGAGTTTTCAGGTGTGAAGATGAAACTGAGGAGCTGGTGGTTTATTCTGCAGGTGCAGGTGTCTCAGATGTTGAGTCACCCGACTAAAACTCCTACTGCCCTTTCCCTCCAGCTGTCCCAAACACCAGACAGACGTTTATATCAAATCCAGCAAACGAACTCATTCAGCTTCTTGTGGTTTGGTTCTGAACGTAGAAGTAATGGATTTATTACGATCTCAGAACTTAGCAGGCTGCTggatgatggctcaggaggaagGAGGTGGTGGTGAGATGTGAAACCTTCTGGgggagatggtggtggtgagAGGATGGGCGAACATGTGACGGCTGTAGATTCGTTTCCACTGAAGGGAAGAGCTGAGATGACGATGAccagaaaggcagaaaaaagggCTGTATCTACAACACCAGAGTCTGGGTTAGGGTCCAGGGTTAAAGGAGGATCCGGGCTGTCTCCGGTACAGAGGATCCAGTGAGGAGGTTGACCT
This DNA window, taken from Melanotaenia boesemani isolate fMelBoe1 chromosome 24, fMelBoe1.pri, whole genome shotgun sequence, encodes the following:
- the LOC121635923 gene encoding ADP-ribosylation factor-like protein 4C isoform X2: MGSSFSSLAAFQSLHIVMLGLDSAGKTTVLYRLKFNEFVNTVPTIGFNTERIRLGGAGASRGISCHFWDVGGQEKLRPLWKPYSRCTDGIVYVVDSVDAERLEEARTELHKITRFQENQGTPLLVIANKQDLPRALDVGEIERQLALAELSPSTPYHIQPACAIIGEGLHEGMDKLYEMIVKRRKSVKQKKKKQ
- the LOC121635923 gene encoding ADP-ribosylation factor-like protein 4C isoform X1 is translated as MGSSFSSLAAFQSLHIVMLGLDSAGKTTVLYRLKFNEFVNTVPTIGFNTERIRLGGAGASRGISCHFWDVGGQEKLRPLWKPYSRCTDGIVYVVDSVDAERLEEARTELHKITRFQENQGTPLLVIANKQDLPRALDVGEIERQLALAELSPSTPYHIQPACAIIGEGLHEGMDKLYEMIVKRRKSVKQKKKKHKEILDHHE